From a region of the Helicobacter sp. 12S02232-10 genome:
- the mog gene encoding molybdopterin adenylyltransferase — MDKIKIGIVVASDRAFSGIYEDLSGEAIKEVIGEYILNPCEYAYRLIEDEQKHIEKALIELCDFEKCDLVVTTGGTGPAVRDVTPEATFGVCEKMMPGFGELMRQTSLKYVPTAILSRQTAGIRGQSLIVNLPGKPKSIRECLEAVFPAIPYCIDLIGGHYIEANEKNIKVFRPKS, encoded by the coding sequence GTGGATAAAATAAAAATTGGCATTGTTGTGGCAAGCGATAGGGCTTTTAGCGGTATTTATGAAGATTTAAGCGGGGAGGCTATCAAAGAAGTGATCGGGGAATATATTTTAAATCCGTGTGAGTATGCTTATCGCCTTATTGAAGATGAACAAAAACATATTGAAAAAGCTCTGATTGAACTTTGTGATTTTGAAAAATGTGATCTTGTGGTCACCACAGGAGGCACAGGTCCTGCTGTACGAGATGTTACCCCTGAAGCTACATTTGGAGTGTGTGAGAAAATGATGCCAGGTTTTGGAGAGTTGATGCGTCAGACTAGTCTAAAGTATGTGCCTACTGCAATTCTCTCAAGGCAGACTGCAGGTATTAGGGGGCAAAGCCTTATTGTCAATCTTCCAGGCAAGCCAAAAAGTATCAGGGAATGCTTAGAGGCAGTTTTTCCTGCTATCCCTTATTGTATTGATCTTATCGGAGGTCATTATATAGAGGCGAATGAAAAAAATATTAAAGTATTTCGCCCTAAGTCTTGA
- the mobB gene encoding molybdopterin-guanine dinucleotide biosynthesis protein B: MPKIVAFTGRSNSGKTTLIEKIIQTLACSYKVAVFKHDPKNKAVFDTEGKDSYRFFHQGADVAVVSPSKTTIIAHQNKEIDWLCRVFFDKDYIFVEGLKELSLPRICVARDMIDVAYIDFSDAFAIDTSVCNLEIIPKNIPILDLNNPNEVLLWINKFGKEISG; this comes from the coding sequence ATGCCAAAAATTGTGGCTTTTACAGGGAGAAGCAATAGCGGGAAAACAACTTTAATAGAAAAGATCATTCAGACACTAGCTTGTTCTTATAAGGTCGCTGTTTTTAAACACGACCCCAAAAATAAGGCAGTATTTGACACAGAAGGCAAAGATAGCTATCGATTTTTTCATCAAGGAGCAGATGTTGCTGTTGTATCTCCATCAAAAACTACTATCATTGCACATCAAAATAAAGAAATTGATTGGCTATGTAGAGTATTTTTTGACAAAGATTATATTTTTGTGGAGGGCTTGAAAGAGCTTTCTTTGCCAAGAATCTGTGTAGCTAGAGATATGATTGATGTAGCTTATATTGATTTTAGCGACGCGTTTGCAATTGATACAAGTGTTTGCAATCTTGAAATCATTCCTAAAAATATTCCGATATTGGATTTAAATAATCCCAATGAAGTGCTTCTTTGGATCAATAAATTTGGAAAGGAAATCAGTGGATAA
- a CDS encoding molybdenum cofactor biosynthesis protein MoaE, translating to MLEIYEGALPTLEIHKNWEEEAKKRNFGAFCLFIGIVRNENGMEGLSFDIYEPLFLKWFHSWEEKANARGVFLKMAHSRGDVRNTESSYMAAVMSSQRKPALEIYDVFIEDFKHKAPIWKYDIKGGKRFYAQERSHLLPGSGILS from the coding sequence ATGCTTGAAATTTATGAGGGGGCTTTGCCCACTTTAGAGATCCATAAAAATTGGGAAGAAGAAGCTAAAAAAAGAAATTTTGGAGCATTTTGTCTCTTTATCGGAATTGTTCGGAATGAAAACGGAATGGAGGGTTTGAGTTTTGATATCTATGAACCTCTTTTTTTAAAATGGTTCCATTCTTGGGAAGAAAAGGCAAACGCGCGGGGTGTTTTTTTGAAAATGGCACATTCAAGAGGAGATGTCAGGAATACTGAAAGTTCCTATATGGCAGCAGTAATGTCATCTCAAAGAAAACCTGCTTTGGAAATATATGATGTATTTATAGAGGATTTTAAACATAAAGCGCCCATTTGGAAGTATGACATTAAAGGCGGCAAGAGATTTTATGCTCAAGAAAGGAGCCATCTTTTACCTGGAAGTGGTATTTTGTCGTAA
- a CDS encoding MoaD/ThiS family protein: protein MISVEFLGPIGEQKMEFNVHSLSELKIKLQEIKSISKWLPMSAIAINDVLIEEADTPLKDGDKIVVLPPVCGGCGLYA from the coding sequence ATGATATCAGTGGAATTTTTAGGACCAATCGGGGAGCAAAAAATGGAGTTTAATGTTCATAGTCTTTCTGAGCTTAAAATCAAGCTTCAAGAAATAAAAAGTATTTCTAAATGGCTTCCAATGAGTGCAATTGCTATCAATGATGTTTTAATAGAAGAGGCTGATACACCATTAAAAGATGGTGATAAAATCGTCGTGTTACCTCCTGTTTGTGGTGGGTGTGGATTATATGCTTGA
- a CDS encoding molybdopterin molybdotransferase MoeA, giving the protein MKNIWRQKNQNLGICFKMHKHISFYEALQILQDVPINAIGKEKIVFSDALGRTLGEDIVAEENMPKFPTSSMDGYAFRYEDIDLLYSEGLILQGDNPAGDERELELNPKMAIKTFTGSRMPKNSDTLIIVESVFCKDGRIFLNPQVTSPKKGDWVRQIGENYAKGDMLLQKGTLISPYEIGLLADLNRVFIEVFRKPRVGILSGGAEIVEVGQEVKVKNCVRSVNNHLLKAMVASMGGEGILYPIMPDDKEKIVAMMSQAFLDCDILLTTGGMSMGDYDFTQEAMAQICEIIFKGVRIKPGKPISYALYHYGAQKKPLLALAGFPNSAAITFYLFGSVIFAKMFQKSYQHHFIKAFLKEDILRTDSRMEFRVCDLEVKEGRYEVSFSSKRVLQSSVVNNLCGNSGLVALEENGGALRKGDEVEVLLFKNFL; this is encoded by the coding sequence ATGAAAAATATTTGGCGACAAAAAAATCAAAACTTGGGCATTTGCTTTAAAATGCATAAACATATTAGTTTTTATGAGGCACTTCAAATTCTTCAAGATGTTCCCATCAATGCAATTGGAAAAGAGAAGATTGTTTTCAGTGATGCTTTAGGCAGAACATTGGGCGAAGATATTGTAGCAGAAGAAAATATGCCCAAATTTCCCACTTCAAGTATGGATGGTTATGCTTTTAGATACGAAGATATCGACTTATTGTATTCAGAGGGTTTGATTTTGCAAGGAGACAATCCTGCAGGCGATGAAAGAGAACTAGAATTAAACCCGAAAATGGCTATTAAAACTTTCACGGGTTCGAGAATGCCTAAAAATAGTGATACGCTCATCATTGTTGAGTCTGTTTTTTGCAAAGATGGGAGGATATTTTTAAACCCTCAAGTTACTTCACCTAAAAAAGGTGATTGGGTGAGACAGATAGGGGAAAACTATGCTAAGGGTGATATGCTTCTTCAAAAAGGAACCCTCATCAGTCCTTATGAAATAGGGTTGTTAGCAGATTTAAATCGAGTTTTTATAGAGGTTTTCAGAAAGCCTAGAGTTGGAATTTTGAGTGGCGGGGCTGAGATTGTTGAAGTGGGTCAGGAAGTGAAAGTTAAAAATTGTGTTCGGAGCGTTAATAACCATCTTTTAAAGGCAATGGTTGCATCAATGGGTGGAGAAGGTATTCTTTATCCGATAATGCCTGATGATAAAGAAAAGATTGTTGCGATGATGTCTCAAGCTTTTTTGGATTGTGATATTTTGCTTACAACTGGGGGGATGAGTATGGGGGATTATGATTTTACCCAAGAAGCAATGGCACAAATTTGTGAAATTATATTCAAAGGAGTCAGGATTAAACCTGGAAAGCCTATTTCATACGCACTTTATCATTATGGAGCACAAAAAAAACCTTTACTTGCTTTGGCTGGCTTTCCAAATTCTGCAGCTATTACATTTTATTTGTTTGGTAGTGTTATTTTTGCCAAAATGTTTCAAAAATCCTACCAACATCATTTTATTAAAGCATTTTTGAAAGAGGATATTTTAAGAACAGATTCAAGGATGGAATTTCGCGTCTGTGATTTAGAAGTCAAGGAAGGTAGATATGAAGTCTCTTTTTCTTCTAAGAGAGTTTTGCAAAGTTCAGTTGTAAATAATTTATGTGGGAATAGCGGGCTTGTTGCTTTAGAAGAAAATGGAGGGGCTTTGAGAAAAGGCGATGAAGTTGAAGTTTTGCTTTTTAAAAATTTTTTATGA
- the ribA gene encoding GTP cyclohydrolase II, whose product MEKFEVSNRAKLPTRFGDFFIQSFREFRVENDCRCPIEHLVAFTDPIVEIPLVRVHSECLTGDVFGSQKCDCGGELAMALEKITQSSKEGQGGMLIYLRQEGRGIGLFNKVNAYALQDKGYDTVEANEALGFKSDNRDYSIVGDILKYYGIKKIRLLTNNPRKITAMSQYVEVIRDSIIVPSNCHNEKYLATKKSKLGHLL is encoded by the coding sequence TTGGAAAAGTTTGAAGTTTCAAATCGTGCTAAGCTTCCTACGCGTTTTGGGGATTTTTTTATACAATCGTTTAGAGAATTCAGGGTTGAAAATGATTGCAGATGTCCTATTGAGCATTTGGTTGCTTTTACTGATCCTATTGTAGAAATTCCTCTTGTGCGTGTGCATTCAGAATGCTTGACGGGGGACGTATTTGGCTCGCAAAAATGCGATTGTGGTGGAGAATTGGCTATGGCGCTAGAAAAAATCACTCAAAGCTCAAAGGAGGGTCAAGGCGGTATGTTGATTTATTTGCGTCAGGAGGGTAGAGGGATAGGCTTATTTAATAAAGTCAATGCCTATGCTCTGCAAGATAAGGGTTATGATACCGTTGAAGCTAATGAAGCGCTTGGTTTTAAAAGTGATAATCGAGATTATTCGATTGTCGGAGATATTTTGAAATATTACGGGATTAAAAAAATCCGCTTACTTACCAATAATCCCCGAAAAATAACTGCAATGTCGCAATATGTAGAGGTTATAAGAGACAGCATTATTGTGCCAAGCAATTGCCATAATGAAAAATATTTGGCGACAAAAAAATCAAAACTTGGGCATTTGCTTTAA
- a CDS encoding DUF3943 domain-containing protein, with translation MHIFRFLFVICIATSLFGTQLEDTLKHRDFNGWHFPDQRDHSGNPYYYVPDSKGKYLGTSAGILGVGLLVGITGLYLMPESVTNWDRERFGFRSWLQDVKIAPAVDDDNFWLNGVAHPYFGAVYYMQPRMAGYSWAESALFSFVTSAFFWEYGIEAFVEIPSWQDLIYTPAMGSIFGEAFYQLTRYIQSNQGRLFGSRVLGYTLVALMDPIGFVIRDLRLGKLFGVKNKNELHAYASPLGVSFSYRF, from the coding sequence TTGCATATCTTTAGATTTTTGTTCGTTATTTGCATTGCTACAAGTTTGTTTGGAACGCAATTGGAAGATACGCTCAAACATCGCGATTTTAACGGCTGGCATTTTCCTGATCAAAGAGATCATTCTGGAAATCCTTACTATTATGTACCCGATAGTAAGGGTAAATATTTGGGGACAAGTGCAGGAATTTTAGGCGTGGGATTGTTGGTAGGCATAACAGGTCTTTATTTGATGCCTGAGAGTGTGACCAATTGGGATCGGGAGAGATTTGGCTTTAGGAGTTGGCTGCAAGATGTTAAAATTGCTCCAGCAGTAGATGACGATAATTTTTGGCTAAATGGTGTTGCTCACCCTTATTTTGGTGCTGTTTATTATATGCAACCCCGAATGGCAGGGTATAGTTGGGCAGAGTCGGCTCTTTTTTCATTTGTAACATCTGCATTTTTTTGGGAGTATGGCATTGAAGCTTTTGTTGAGATTCCTAGTTGGCAGGATTTGATTTATACACCTGCGATGGGCTCAATATTTGGAGAAGCTTTTTATCAGCTCACGCGTTATATTCAATCCAATCAAGGAAGATTATTTGGTTCGCGGGTTTTGGGATATACATTGGTTGCACTAATGGATCCTATAGGCTTTGTCATCAGAGATTTAAGGTTGGGAAAGCTGTTTGGAGTAAAGAATAAAAATGAGCTTCATGCTTATGCTTCGCCTTTGGGGGTAAGTTTTAGTTACAGATTTTAA
- a CDS encoding YhcH/YjgK/YiaL family protein, giving the protein MAIIGKFYSLMHLFQKTEELQALRDYLSNATNTDHAIYQRILNTPLNTENKFELSAGMYCIEQSYGLKNPENAFYETHQNYIDFQLVVRGMEFFEIGDSGDFKVKFPYDSKKDLIVYEKSLKTSKIRLDEGTLAIFFESDVHAGGLYDQNPDEIIFKSVVKVPKKLIKLKL; this is encoded by the coding sequence ATGGCGATAATTGGAAAATTTTACTCGCTTATGCATTTGTTTCAAAAAACAGAAGAATTACAAGCTTTACGCGATTATCTTAGCAATGCTACAAATACCGATCACGCCATATACCAGCGTATCTTAAATACACCCTTAAACACTGAAAATAAATTTGAGCTAAGTGCAGGAATGTATTGCATTGAACAAAGTTATGGGTTAAAAAATCCTGAAAATGCCTTTTATGAAACCCATCAAAACTATATAGATTTTCAATTAGTAGTGCGCGGGATGGAATTTTTTGAAATTGGCGACTCGGGGGATTTTAAAGTTAAATTTCCCTATGACTCAAAAAAAGATTTAATCGTTTATGAAAAAAGCCTCAAAACTTCAAAAATCCGACTAGATGAAGGAACTTTGGCAATATTTTTTGAATCTGATGTGCATGCCGGCGGACTTTATGATCAAAATCCCGATGAAATTATTTTTAAAAGTGTCGTCAAAGTACCTAAAAAACTAATCAAACTTAAACTTTAA
- a CDS encoding DUF2147 domain-containing protein: protein MKSIILPLLLLSSLNAQTLEGLYKTQSFLYIKSSFVEFFKLNGKYYAYAIANENNSPPRKDSNNPNPNLRNRSDKGVVFLYNLVQTAPNTYENGKVYNFYDGRTYYVTIHQEENGDLDFFVSIYKKSIIGKSFLWKHIDDKSLEEKHIKKPDFNEVLKTISQINP from the coding sequence ATGAAATCAATTATCTTACCTCTTTTACTCTTAAGCTCTTTGAATGCTCAAACCCTTGAAGGTCTATATAAAACTCAATCTTTCTTGTATATCAAAAGCTCTTTTGTCGAATTTTTTAAACTCAACGGAAAATATTACGCTTATGCCATTGCAAATGAAAATAACTCTCCTCCTAGAAAGGATTCTAACAATCCTAATCCTAATCTTAGGAATCGAAGTGATAAAGGTGTTGTATTCTTGTATAATCTAGTTCAAACTGCCCCAAATACCTATGAGAACGGAAAAGTTTATAATTTTTATGATGGAAGAACTTATTATGTCACCATTCATCAAGAAGAAAATGGAGATTTAGACTTTTTCGTCAGTATTTACAAAAAAAGCATTATCGGAAAAAGTTTTTTATGGAAACATATCGATGATAAATCCCTAGAAGAAAAACACATCAAAAAACCCGATTTTAATGAAGTTCTAAAAACCATCTCTCAAATCAATCCTTAA
- a CDS encoding aspartate-semialdehyde dehydrogenase, with the protein MKKYVVAVVGASGAVGEELFKVLEERNFPIKKLVPLASSKSAGNEIEFFGKSYRILETTHDIFKQEGVEIAFFSAGGNVSAEFAPSAVKAGALVIDNTSHFRMDPDVPLVVPEVNPEDIALWKQKGIIANPNCSTIQMVQVLAPLHRVFDIQRVDVSTYQAVSGAGKKGMEELVMQMQKFFAFELEACESKAFPHRIALNLIPHIDVFMPNDYTKEEIKMVKESNKILHSDFALSATCVRVPVLRSHSEAITIRFSKEIEATRARKILKEAPNIVVVDKPEESLYPMPILATDTDETYVGRIRNDLYDKKILHLWCVADQIRVGAATNAVRIAQKWIESV; encoded by the coding sequence ATGAAAAAATATGTTGTGGCGGTTGTGGGTGCAAGCGGTGCTGTTGGAGAGGAGCTTTTTAAAGTTTTAGAGGAGCGGAATTTTCCTATTAAAAAATTAGTTCCCCTTGCAAGCTCAAAAAGTGCGGGAAATGAAATAGAGTTTTTTGGAAAATCGTATAGAATTTTAGAAACAACTCACGATATTTTTAAGCAAGAAGGCGTTGAAATAGCATTTTTTTCAGCCGGAGGGAATGTAAGTGCAGAATTTGCTCCAAGTGCAGTTAAGGCAGGAGCACTTGTGATTGATAATACAAGTCATTTCCGTATGGATCCTGATGTTCCTTTGGTGGTTCCTGAGGTTAATCCTGAAGATATTGCACTTTGGAAGCAAAAAGGCATTATTGCCAATCCGAATTGTTCGACGATCCAAATGGTGCAAGTGCTTGCACCTTTGCATCGTGTTTTTGACATTCAAAGAGTAGATGTGAGCACTTATCAGGCCGTTAGTGGGGCGGGTAAAAAGGGTATGGAAGAATTGGTGATGCAAATGCAGAAGTTTTTTGCTTTTGAACTTGAGGCTTGCGAATCCAAAGCATTCCCGCATCGAATTGCATTAAATCTCATTCCTCATATCGATGTTTTTATGCCCAATGACTATACAAAAGAAGAAATCAAAATGGTTAAAGAAAGTAATAAAATACTTCATAGCGATTTTGCTCTAAGTGCTACTTGTGTGCGGGTCCCTGTTCTTAGAAGCCATAGCGAAGCTATTACAATTCGTTTTTCCAAAGAAATTGAGGCAACAAGAGCTAGGAAAATTCTTAAAGAAGCGCCAAATATCGTTGTAGTCGATAAACCTGAAGAAAGTTTATACCCGATGCCTATTTTAGCTACAGATACTGATGAAACTTATGTGGGCAGGATTAGAAACGATCTTTATGATAAAAAAATCTTGCATTTATGGTGTGTGGCTGATCAAATCCGCGTGGGTGCGGCAACGAATGCCGTTCGGATTGCTCAAAAATGGATAGAAAGCGTTTAA
- a CDS encoding HAD-IB family hydrolase has product MNIAFFDFDGTISKKDSLFLFVRFLVGKKRFYFGILKNLHILLGFKFGILGNSFAKEMLSRYFFAGYAKKDFLKKCEEFLPVLRVTLKDSALQRIRWHQDCGDKVVLVSASFEEYLKPLCDELNIQCIGTILEVCEGKLSGKFVTLNCYGEQKVKRIKENFDLNHYHKIYAYGDSLGDREMLDLALEENRFYRNFK; this is encoded by the coding sequence GTGAATATCGCATTTTTTGATTTTGATGGTACCATAAGTAAAAAGGATAGCTTGTTTTTATTTGTGAGATTTTTGGTTGGAAAAAAAAGATTTTATTTTGGGATTTTGAAAAATTTACATATTTTGCTTGGATTTAAGTTTGGTATATTGGGTAACTCATTTGCTAAAGAAATGTTGAGCAGGTATTTTTTTGCAGGTTATGCAAAAAAAGATTTTTTAAAAAAATGCGAAGAGTTTTTGCCTGTGTTGCGAGTAACTTTAAAAGACTCTGCCCTGCAAAGAATCCGATGGCATCAGGATTGTGGGGATAAAGTGGTATTGGTAAGTGCAAGTTTTGAAGAATATCTCAAGCCTTTGTGCGATGAACTTAATATTCAATGCATCGGGACGATCTTGGAGGTGTGTGAGGGGAAACTTAGCGGGAAATTTGTGACTTTAAATTGCTATGGAGAGCAAAAAGTCAAGAGGATTAAAGAAAATTTTGATTTGAATCATTATCATAAAATCTATGCCTATGGAGATAGTTTGGGTGATAGAGAAATGCTTGATTTGGCTTTGGAAGAAAACAGATTCTATAGAAATTTTAAATAA
- a CDS encoding NAD(P)-dependent oxidoreductase, translating into MRCVVIGGSGFLGGYVIDLLLESGYEVINLDIAYPNEQKTQFFKIDLTQDFDFTFHPDDIVIHLAARQYHLKPPKNQREKYFYALNTEGTERLLKAMQRDSCKNLIYFSTDMVYGKPQYLPIDLNHPKNPFGYYGKSKLESEKICESYRKQGFQISIFRPRMIVGKGRFGILNKLFALMAKNLPVPMIGKGENCYQMVSALDCAKAVLLCIQKGTLPNEAFNLGSDAPPPIKTLLAEIIQEIGSRSILIPTNAHMVKKILEIFGKIGFEIMYDEQYKIADEEYVLDISHTHKILGWTPLYKDKDMLIEAYKEYKNTKNLK; encoded by the coding sequence ATGAGGTGTGTTGTTATTGGGGGAAGTGGATTTTTAGGTGGTTATGTTATTGATTTACTTTTGGAAAGTGGGTATGAGGTCATCAATTTGGATATTGCTTACCCAAATGAGCAAAAGACTCAATTTTTTAAGATTGATCTAACCCAAGATTTTGATTTTACATTTCATCCTGATGATATTGTCATTCACTTAGCTGCTAGACAATATCACCTCAAACCTCCAAAAAATCAAAGAGAAAAATATTTTTATGCATTAAATACAGAAGGTACAGAAAGGCTTCTTAAAGCGATGCAAAGGGATAGTTGCAAAAATCTTATTTATTTTAGCACTGATATGGTGTATGGCAAACCGCAGTATTTGCCCATTGATTTAAACCATCCTAAGAATCCTTTTGGCTATTATGGAAAAAGCAAACTTGAAAGTGAAAAAATCTGCGAATCTTATCGAAAACAAGGTTTTCAGATCAGTATTTTCAGACCGCGTATGATTGTGGGGAAAGGAAGATTTGGCATTTTAAATAAACTTTTTGCTTTGATGGCAAAAAATCTCCCTGTGCCTATGATTGGAAAAGGAGAAAATTGTTATCAAATGGTAAGCGCACTTGATTGTGCCAAAGCTGTTTTGTTGTGTATCCAAAAAGGAACATTGCCCAATGAGGCGTTTAATCTTGGGAGTGATGCCCCCCCCCCCATCAAGACTTTACTTGCTGAGATAATTCAAGAAATCGGTTCAAGATCCATTCTTATTCCTACTAATGCACATATGGTTAAAAAAATCTTGGAAATTTTTGGCAAAATAGGGTTTGAAATAATGTATGATGAGCAATATAAAATTGCCGATGAAGAATATGTGCTTGATATTTCTCATACTCACAAAATTCTTGGTTGGACACCACTTTATAAAGATAAAGATATGTTGATAGAGGCGTATAAAGAATACAAAAATACAAAGAATCTTAAGTGA
- a CDS encoding EamA family transporter, with amino-acid sequence MIKFIPLILFSVALNAFAQLFIKKGMTTLGELHLSLELILKSLANIYLWGGLFCYGISVLTWMIVLSKVNVSIAYPFLSLGFILTAILAYFIFGEPLDFNKIIGIIFICVGLVFLSVAKG; translated from the coding sequence ATTATTTTCAGTTGCTTTGAACGCCTTTGCTCAACTCTTTATCAAGAAGGGAATGACCACTCTTGGAGAGTTGCATTTGAGTCTGGAGCTTATTTTGAAAAGTTTGGCAAATATTTATTTATGGGGCGGGCTTTTTTGTTATGGCATTAGTGTATTGACTTGGATGATAGTTTTGTCAAAAGTTAATGTAAGTATTGCTTACCCATTTTTAAGCTTAGGTTTTATTTTGACTGCGATTTTAGCTTATTTTATTTTTGGAGAGCCTTTGGATTTCAATAAAATCATTGGTATTATTTTTATTTGTGTTGGACTTGTATTTTTAAGTGTTGCAAAGGGGTAG